Proteins encoded together in one Bos indicus x Bos taurus breed Angus x Brahman F1 hybrid chromosome 28, Bos_hybrid_MaternalHap_v2.0, whole genome shotgun sequence window:
- the SPRTN gene encoding sprT-like domain-containing protein Spartan isoform X2: MWGENQFSLTANFYCGANNDYLIFLQCFKVGGFQTLLHEMIHAYLFVTNNDKDREGHGPEFCKHMHRINRLTGANITVYHTFHDEVDEYRRHWWRCNGPCQNSKPYYGYVKRATNRAPSAHDYWWAEHQKTCGGTYIKIKEPENYSKKGKGKTKLRKQPVSEAENKDKPNRGEKQLLIPFTGKGYVLGETSNFSSGKCITSHAINESQEPLSQDHSANALRPHSKTEVKFEQNGPSKKTSVASPVLSTSHQNVLSNYFSKVSVASSKAFRSVSGSPVKTVGDSTTKSVSAGSQRRVTSSRTSLRNSLKAMESTSVTVPQDAGGPEGKLPSKRPRIEDKTFFDLFFIKKEQAQSGGGDVTSSSHPPAAAQSPSGASGQSRVVHCPVCQDEVSETQINEHLDWCLERDSTQVKS, translated from the exons ATGTGGGGGGAAAATCAGTTTTCCCTCACTGCAAACTTTTATTGTGGGGCAAATAATGATTACCTTATATTCTTACAGTGTTTCAAAGTTGGAGGCTTTCAG ACCCTCTTGCATGAAATGATACATGCCTATTTATTTGTCACTAATAATGATAAAGATCGGGAAGGGCATGGTCCAGAGTTTTGTAAGCATATGCATCGCATCAATCGCCTGACAGGAGCCAATATAACG GTGTACCATACTTTCCATGACGAGGTAGACGAGTACCGTCGACACTGGTGGCGCTGCAACGGGCCGTGTCAGAACAGTAAGCCGTATTACGGCTATGTGAAGCGTGCCACCAACAGGGCACCCTCCGCCCATGACTACTGGTGGGCTGAACACCAGAAAACCTGTGGAGGCACTTACATCAAAATCAAGGAACCAGAGAACTACTCAAAAAAGGGCAAAGGAAAGACAAAACTGAGAAAGCAGCCAGTATCAGAAGCAGAGAATAAAG ACAAACCGAACAGAGGGGAGAAACAGCTGTTAATCCCCTTTACCGGGAAAGGTTATGTCCTAGGGGAAACCAGCAATTTTTCATCTGGGAAATGTATCACTTCACATGCTATTAATGAAAGCCAAGAGCCTTTAAGTCAAGACCATTCAGCAAATGCCCTGAGACCTCATTCTAAAACTGAGGTGAAATTTGAACAGAATGGTCCAAGTAAAAAGACTTCCGTAGCATCCCCTGTTCTCAGTACCAGTCATCAGAATGTCTTAAGCAACTACTTCTCTAAAGTGTCCGTTGCCAGCAGCAAGGCTTTCAGAAGTGTGAGTGGGTCTCCAGTGAAGACAGTGGGCGACAGCACTACAAAGTCGGTCTCTGCCGGTTCTCAAAGGAGGGTTACATCTTCTAGGACATCTCTAAGAAATTCCTTAAAAGCCATGGAATCGACATCTGTCACTGTGCCCCAGGATGCAGGTGGGCCTGAAGGTAAACTCCCAAGTAAACGACCCAGGATAGAAGACAAGACTTTTTTTGACCTCTTTTTTATCAAGAAGGAGCAAGCgcagagtggtggtggtgatgtgaCGAGTAGTTCGCATCCTCCAGCTGCAGCGCAGAGTCCCAGCGGTGCATCCGGTCAGAGCAGGGTGGTGCACTGTCCCGTGTGTCAGGACGAGGTTTCGGAGACACAGATTAATGAGCACTTGGACTGGTGCCTTGAACGTGATAGCACCCAAgtcaaaagctga
- the EXOC8 gene encoding exocyst complex component 8: MAMAMSDSGASRLRRQLESGGFEARLYVKQLSQQSDGDRDLQEHRQRIQALAEETAQNLKRNVYQNYRQFIETAREISYLESEMYQLSHLLTEQKSSLESIPLTLLPAAAAAGAAAASGGEEGGGGAGGRDQLRGQTGFFPSPGGASRDGSGPGEEGKQRTLTTLLEKVEGCRHLLETPGQYLVYNGDLVEYEADHMAQLQRVHGFLMNDCLLVATWLPQRRGMYRYNALYPLDGLAVVNVKDNPPMKDMFKLLMFPESRIFQAENAKIKREWLEVLEETKRALSEKRRREQEEAAAPRGPPQVTPKASNPFEDEDDDEPTVPEIEEEKVDLSMEWIQELPEDLDVCIAQRDFEGAVDLLDKLNHYLEDKPSPPPVKELRARVDERVRQLTEVLVFELSPDRSLRGGPKATRRAVSQLIRLGQCTKACELFLRNRAAAVHTAIRQLRIEGATLLYIHKLCHVFFTSLLETAREFETDFAGTDSGCYSAFVVWARSAMGMFVDAFSKQVFDSKESLSTAAECVRVAKEHCQQLGDIGLDLTFIVHALLVKDIQGALHSYKEIIIEATKHRNSEEMWRRMNLMTPEALGKLKEEMKSCGVSNFEQYTGDDCWVNLSYTVVAFTKQTMGFLEEALKLYFPELHMVLLESLVEIILVAVQHVDYSLRCEQDPEKKAFIRQNASFLYETVLPVVEKRFEEGVGKPAKQLQDLRNASRLIRVNPESTTSVV; the protein is encoded by the coding sequence ATGGCGATGGCTATGTCAGACAGTGGGGCGAGCCGTCTGAGGCGGCAGCTCGAGTCGGGCGGCTTCGAGGCGCGGCTGTACGTGAAGCAGCTCTCACAGCAGTCGGACGGGGACCGGGACTTGCAGGAGCACCGACAGCGCATCCAGGCGCTGGCGGAGGAGACGGCGCAGAACCTGAAGCGCAACGTCTACCAGAACTACCGGCAGTTCATAGAGACGGCCCGTGAGATCTCCTACCTGGAGAGCGAGATGTATCAGCTCAGCCACCTGCTGACCGAGCAGAAGAGCAGCCTGGAGAGCATCCCGCTTACCCTGCTGCCTGCTGCCGCTGCCGcgggcgccgccgccgcctctggaggggaggaaggaggaggtggcGCGGGGGGCCGTGACCAGCTCCGGGGCCAGACCGGCTTTTTCCCCAGCCCCGGGGGCGCCTCCCGGGACGGTTCTGGGCCAGGCGAGGAAGGAAAGCAGCGAACCCTCACCACCCTGCTTGAGAAGGTGGAAGGCTGCAGGCACCTGCTGGAGACGCCGGGACAGTACCTAGTGTACAATGGTGACCTGGTGGAATACGAGGCGGACCACATGGCCCAGCTGCAGCGGGTGCACGGCTTTCTCATGAACGATTGTTTGCTGGTGGCCACCTGGCTGCCACAGCGGCGGGGAATGTATCGCTACAACGCCCTTTATCCCCTGGATGGTTTGGCTGTGGTCAATGTCAAGGACAACCCACCCATGAAGGACATGTTCAAGCTGTTAATGTTTCCCGAGAGCCGTATTTTTCAGgcagaaaatgcaaaaatcaaacGGGAGTGGCTGGAAGTGCTGGAGGAAACCAAGAGGGCCCTCAGTGAAAAAAGACGCAGGGAACAGGAGGAGGCAGCGGCCCCCCGAGGGCCACCCCAAGTGACCCCCAAGGCCAGTAACCCGTTTGAGGACGAAGACGATGACGAACCAACTGTTCCCGAGATAGAAGAAGAGAAGGTGGACCTCTCAATGGAATGGATCCAAGAATTGCCTGAAGACCTGGATGTCTGTATTGCCCAGAGGGACTTTGAAGGTGCCGTTGACCTCCTGGATAAATTGAACCATTACCTAGAAGACAAGCCCAGCCCACCTCCTGTGAAAGAACTAAGGGCGAGAGTGGATGAGCGTGTCCGCCAGCTCACCGAGGTACTAGTTTTTGAACTCTCCCCGGATCGGTCCCTGAGAGGTGGTCCCAAGGCGACCCGCAGGGCAGTTTCTCAACTAATCCGGCTTGGCCAGTGCACGAAGGCTTGTGAGCTGTTTTTGAGAAACAGGGCGGCAGCTGTACACACTGCAATACGCCAGCTTCGCATTGAAGGGGCCACCTTACTCTACATTCATAAGCTGTGCCACGTCTTCTTTACCAGCCTTCTGGAGACGGCCAGGGAATTTGAGACCGACTTTGCAGGCACCGACAGTGGCTGCTACTCTGCCTTTGTCGTCTGGGCGAGGTCAGCCATGGGCATGTTCGTGGATGCTTTCAGCAAGCAGGTGTTCGACAGTAAGGAGAGCCTCTCCACAGCAGCCGAGTGCGTCAGAGTGGCGAAGGAGCATTGTCAACAGCTGGGCGACATCGGACTCGACCTCACCTTCATCGTCCACGCCCTTCTGGTGAAAGACATCCAAGGAGCCTTGCATAGTTACAAAGAAATCATCATCGAAGCCACTAAGCATCGCAACTCAGAGGAGATGTGGAGGAGGATGAATTTGATGACTCCGGAGGCCCTGGGGAAActcaaagaggaaatgaagagctGCGGGGTGAGTAACTTTGAGCAATACACGGGGGATGACTGCTGGGTGAACCTGAGTTACACGGTGGTTGCGTTCACCAAGCAGACCATGGGCTTCTTAGAAGAGGCACTGAAGCTGTATTTCCCAGAGCTGCACATGGTGCTTTTGGAGAGCCTGGTGGAGATCATTCTGGTTGCTGTTCAGCATGTGGATTACAGCCTTCGGTGTGAGCAAGATCCAGAGAAGAAGGCTTTTATCAGACAGAATGCATCTTTTCTGTATGAAACAGTCCTCCCCGTGGTGGAAAAAAGGTTTGAGGAGGGTGTGGGGAAACCTGCCAAGCAACTCCAGGACCTGAGAAATGCCTCCAGACTGATTCGAGTGAATCCCGAAAGTACAACGTCAGTGGTCTGA
- the SPRTN gene encoding sprT-like domain-containing protein Spartan isoform X1 encodes MDEDLVLALQLQEEWNLQVSEREPAQEPLSLVDASWELVDPTPDLQGLFVLFNDRFFWGQLEAVEVKWSVRMTLCAGICSYEGRGGMCSIRLSEPLLKLRPRKDLVETLLHEMIHAYLFVTNNDKDREGHGPEFCKHMHRINRLTGANITVYHTFHDEVDEYRRHWWRCNGPCQNSKPYYGYVKRATNRAPSAHDYWWAEHQKTCGGTYIKIKEPENYSKKGKGKTKLRKQPVSEAENKDKPNRGEKQLLIPFTGKGYVLGETSNFSSGKCITSHAINESQEPLSQDHSANALRPHSKTEVKFEQNGPSKKTSVASPVLSTSHQNVLSNYFSKVSVASSKAFRSVSGSPVKTVGDSTTKSVSAGSQRRVTSSRTSLRNSLKAMESTSVTVPQDAGGPEGKLPSKRPRIEDKTFFDLFFIKKEQAQSGGGDVTSSSHPPAAAQSPSGASGQSRVVHCPVCQDEVSETQINEHLDWCLERDSTQVKS; translated from the exons ATGGATGAGGACCTGGTTTTGGCACTACAGCTTCAGGAGGAGTGGAACTTGCAGGTCTCGGAGCGCGAACCGGCCCAGGAGCCCCTGTCTCTGGTGGACGCGTCTTGGGAGTTGGTGGACCCTACCCCTGACTTACAGGGCCTGTTTGTTCTGTTCAACGACCGTTTCTTCTGGGGCCAACTGGAGGCGGTCGAGGTGAAGTGGAGCGTGCGGATGACGCT GTGTGCTGGGATATGCAGCTATGAAGGGAGGGGTGGAATGTGTTCCATCCGTCTCAGTGAACCCCTTTTAAAGCTGAGACCAAGAAAAGATCTTGTGGAG ACCCTCTTGCATGAAATGATACATGCCTATTTATTTGTCACTAATAATGATAAAGATCGGGAAGGGCATGGTCCAGAGTTTTGTAAGCATATGCATCGCATCAATCGCCTGACAGGAGCCAATATAACG GTGTACCATACTTTCCATGACGAGGTAGACGAGTACCGTCGACACTGGTGGCGCTGCAACGGGCCGTGTCAGAACAGTAAGCCGTATTACGGCTATGTGAAGCGTGCCACCAACAGGGCACCCTCCGCCCATGACTACTGGTGGGCTGAACACCAGAAAACCTGTGGAGGCACTTACATCAAAATCAAGGAACCAGAGAACTACTCAAAAAAGGGCAAAGGAAAGACAAAACTGAGAAAGCAGCCAGTATCAGAAGCAGAGAATAAAG ACAAACCGAACAGAGGGGAGAAACAGCTGTTAATCCCCTTTACCGGGAAAGGTTATGTCCTAGGGGAAACCAGCAATTTTTCATCTGGGAAATGTATCACTTCACATGCTATTAATGAAAGCCAAGAGCCTTTAAGTCAAGACCATTCAGCAAATGCCCTGAGACCTCATTCTAAAACTGAGGTGAAATTTGAACAGAATGGTCCAAGTAAAAAGACTTCCGTAGCATCCCCTGTTCTCAGTACCAGTCATCAGAATGTCTTAAGCAACTACTTCTCTAAAGTGTCCGTTGCCAGCAGCAAGGCTTTCAGAAGTGTGAGTGGGTCTCCAGTGAAGACAGTGGGCGACAGCACTACAAAGTCGGTCTCTGCCGGTTCTCAAAGGAGGGTTACATCTTCTAGGACATCTCTAAGAAATTCCTTAAAAGCCATGGAATCGACATCTGTCACTGTGCCCCAGGATGCAGGTGGGCCTGAAGGTAAACTCCCAAGTAAACGACCCAGGATAGAAGACAAGACTTTTTTTGACCTCTTTTTTATCAAGAAGGAGCAAGCgcagagtggtggtggtgatgtgaCGAGTAGTTCGCATCCTCCAGCTGCAGCGCAGAGTCCCAGCGGTGCATCCGGTCAGAGCAGGGTGGTGCACTGTCCCGTGTGTCAGGACGAGGTTTCGGAGACACAGATTAATGAGCACTTGGACTGGTGCCTTGAACGTGATAGCACCCAAgtcaaaagctga
- the SPRTN gene encoding sprT-like domain-containing protein Spartan isoform X3: protein MCSIRLSEPLLKLRPRKDLVETLLHEMIHAYLFVTNNDKDREGHGPEFCKHMHRINRLTGANITVYHTFHDEVDEYRRHWWRCNGPCQNSKPYYGYVKRATNRAPSAHDYWWAEHQKTCGGTYIKIKEPENYSKKGKGKTKLRKQPVSEAENKDKPNRGEKQLLIPFTGKGYVLGETSNFSSGKCITSHAINESQEPLSQDHSANALRPHSKTEVKFEQNGPSKKTSVASPVLSTSHQNVLSNYFSKVSVASSKAFRSVSGSPVKTVGDSTTKSVSAGSQRRVTSSRTSLRNSLKAMESTSVTVPQDAGGPEGKLPSKRPRIEDKTFFDLFFIKKEQAQSGGGDVTSSSHPPAAAQSPSGASGQSRVVHCPVCQDEVSETQINEHLDWCLERDSTQVKS from the exons ATGTGTTCCATCCGTCTCAGTGAACCCCTTTTAAAGCTGAGACCAAGAAAAGATCTTGTGGAG ACCCTCTTGCATGAAATGATACATGCCTATTTATTTGTCACTAATAATGATAAAGATCGGGAAGGGCATGGTCCAGAGTTTTGTAAGCATATGCATCGCATCAATCGCCTGACAGGAGCCAATATAACG GTGTACCATACTTTCCATGACGAGGTAGACGAGTACCGTCGACACTGGTGGCGCTGCAACGGGCCGTGTCAGAACAGTAAGCCGTATTACGGCTATGTGAAGCGTGCCACCAACAGGGCACCCTCCGCCCATGACTACTGGTGGGCTGAACACCAGAAAACCTGTGGAGGCACTTACATCAAAATCAAGGAACCAGAGAACTACTCAAAAAAGGGCAAAGGAAAGACAAAACTGAGAAAGCAGCCAGTATCAGAAGCAGAGAATAAAG ACAAACCGAACAGAGGGGAGAAACAGCTGTTAATCCCCTTTACCGGGAAAGGTTATGTCCTAGGGGAAACCAGCAATTTTTCATCTGGGAAATGTATCACTTCACATGCTATTAATGAAAGCCAAGAGCCTTTAAGTCAAGACCATTCAGCAAATGCCCTGAGACCTCATTCTAAAACTGAGGTGAAATTTGAACAGAATGGTCCAAGTAAAAAGACTTCCGTAGCATCCCCTGTTCTCAGTACCAGTCATCAGAATGTCTTAAGCAACTACTTCTCTAAAGTGTCCGTTGCCAGCAGCAAGGCTTTCAGAAGTGTGAGTGGGTCTCCAGTGAAGACAGTGGGCGACAGCACTACAAAGTCGGTCTCTGCCGGTTCTCAAAGGAGGGTTACATCTTCTAGGACATCTCTAAGAAATTCCTTAAAAGCCATGGAATCGACATCTGTCACTGTGCCCCAGGATGCAGGTGGGCCTGAAGGTAAACTCCCAAGTAAACGACCCAGGATAGAAGACAAGACTTTTTTTGACCTCTTTTTTATCAAGAAGGAGCAAGCgcagagtggtggtggtgatgtgaCGAGTAGTTCGCATCCTCCAGCTGCAGCGCAGAGTCCCAGCGGTGCATCCGGTCAGAGCAGGGTGGTGCACTGTCCCGTGTGTCAGGACGAGGTTTCGGAGACACAGATTAATGAGCACTTGGACTGGTGCCTTGAACGTGATAGCACCCAAgtcaaaagctga